A stretch of Candidatus Bipolaricaulota bacterium DNA encodes these proteins:
- a CDS encoding thrombospondin type 3 repeat-containing protein yields the protein MPEASTNSPAASEQPKDIFAEIDHSAPVPASNSMSPAAPPAKMAAPGKANGGKKILVIFLMIIFLAIVIVIGYVVYDRYLAVPETAVTPIKNQIPIAPPATPTPTPTQPTVVPEAATVETTVVLPVATPSATVNQIDTDNDRLSDSEEKIIGTDPEAVDSDKDSLTDYEEVKIYKTDPLDPDSDDDGYKDGEEVSGGYDPLNPAAGAKLSGLPSVLPSAVE from the coding sequence ATGCCAGAAGCATCAACTAACTCGCCAGCCGCTTCCGAGCAGCCAAAGGATATATTCGCGGAAATAGATCATTCGGCGCCGGTCCCGGCTTCAAATAGCATGTCTCCCGCGGCGCCGCCCGCCAAAATGGCCGCGCCCGGCAAAGCGAATGGGGGAAAAAAGATTTTAGTCATTTTTTTAATGATCATATTTTTGGCGATTGTCATAGTTATCGGATATGTTGTTTATGACAGATATTTGGCTGTGCCGGAAACAGCCGTAACTCCCATAAAAAATCAGATACCGATAGCGCCTCCAGCGACCCCAACCCCGACGCCGACCCAACCGACGGTTGTGCCGGAGGCGGCCACTGTGGAAACGACAGTTGTTTTGCCGGTGGCCACGCCTTCCGCCACGGTTAATCAAATTGATACGGATAATGATCGGCTGAGCGATAGCGAAGAAAAGATAATAGGTACGGATCCCGAAGCCGTTGACAGCGACAAGGACTCTTTGACGGATTATGAAGAGGTTAAAATATATAAGACGGATCCGCTGGATCCGGATTCGGATGATGACGGTTATAAAGACGGCGAGGAAGTTTCCGGCGGTTATGATCCTCTAAATCCCGCCGCCGGCGCCAAGTTGTCCGGATTGCCGTCGGTTTTACCTTCAGCCGTTGAATAA